In Paenibacillus xylanilyticus, the genomic window TCGTTATGGAGAGCTTTGGCACCTTGGTCACCACCGTTGTTCTCCTCACCGGCCGATTTCCGCATAGCCTCCGCAATCATCGGCATGACGTCCTTGCCTTCGTACTCCGCTTTTAGAAGCCACGTAAAATGATTGACCCCGGCAATGCGGAAATCAAACTTCCGATCGATTTCCTCGGTGAACTCTTTTCTGTCGCCGATGATGCCTGCTCGCACAGCATAATAAGCCTTCTTGTGAGGCATATGATGACTGTCACAGAGCGCAAACGATTTCAGCTTCGGTGCATAACGGTGCAGTGCTATACCGTGGACGGTAGACGGATTGATATAGTTAATCACCCAAGCATCGGGACACAGCTCTTCTATGTCTTTGGCGCATTCCATAATGATCGGCAATTCCCGCATCGCACGAAAAACCCCTCCTGGCCCGATTGTATCCCCCGAGCACATACGAATGCCATATTTCAACGATACCTCGCAATCCATCCCCCGATATTTCACCGATTGCTCTGCGAAGCTGAGTACAACGAAGTCGGCCCCCGGCAGCACTTGTCTGCGGTCTGTCGAGCCCTCAATCTTCAGGGATACATGGTTCTCCCGAGCAACCATCTCCGCAAGTTTCATCATTTTTGCCAGCCGCTCTTCGTCCGTATCGACCAGAGCAAGCGTGCCCTGGTTCAAGTAAGGGGAATGAACCATCTGCCATATGGACTGACGACCAAAGAATAGACTCCCTGCTCCAATAACGACAACCTTAGGCTGCGGCATATTTGTCTCGTTCATGAATAACCCTCCTCATGTGATATAAGTTCATTATAGAAGAGTGGCTGATAATCGGAATGTGCAATAGTTTTCAATACATGTCATATCGTACGATATTTAACAACGCGGAAAACCTTTGATATAATGAATTAATTTTATAGATGTCAGGTGGTAAAGGTGGATGAGGAAATCGGATGAGTGAAAACAGATTGAATATGAGCATCCTTAATGAACTTTCGGAATATATCCATCTCCGGTTGAGCTCCTACCTGGAACAAACTCACGATCATGACTGGACAGAACACAAATCGCATCCTGATTACGATCTTTGGTTCATTCAGGAGGGCTCCGTCAAGATGATGATCGATGGGTTCGAATATACGGCAGTCCCGGGAGATGTCATATTCTTTTATCCGGATATGCCTTATATCGCCTCGTCGTCCGAGAACGTTTGCCGATTCATATACATCCATTTCGATTTTGGCATCGGGGAGCAGCAGCGAATTCTGGGCGGTTTTCAACTTCCGGGAATTGTGCCGGGCAAGCTGATTCAGGAGGAAACCAAGCTATTCACCAGGGCGTTTCGTCGATTGAAACAGGAGAACGGCACGTCAGGGAACCAGCTTTACTTAAAGGCCTCTCTTCTCGCCGTAATTGCAAAGATTCTCGAGCTTCACGGTCAGGGCGCCTACGTGGGTCAATTCCTGAACGGCAAGAAACCGAGAAAATCTGAAGGTAGCCTGGAAGTATTACAAGACGTATTTCAATATGTCGATGCGAACCTGCACCGTCCGATCCGAATGAACGATCTCGCAGCAATGACTGGAATCTCGGAGAAGTATTTTATTTCCTATTTCAAGAAAACCGTCGGGATCACCCCGGGTCAGTACATTTCACAGATCAAAATGAATCGCGCCAGGGACTATCTCTACGAGAAAAAGTATACAATCCAACAAATCGCCGGCTTCCTGGGCTATCCGGATCCGTTTACCTTCTCGAAAGCTTTCAAAAAATACTATAACGTGCCTCCATCCAAATTTGAGTGATTGGGTTCCATTGATGTAGTGTGAGGGAAAAACGCAAAAAAAGCCGCCTCATGGCGGCTTCTTATCCTAGTTCTGCTGAAGATTGGTTGCTAATCGTTCTGTCCCTACCCTATTTATTCTTCATAGACTACAACGGTTCTGCTTTGCTCTTCCCATAGGACCGTTGCCCTCAACGCCTCACTTACAAAACGAACAGGCACATAAGTACTCCCTTTGGTGATGGTGGCTGGTGCATCCAATGATACGTTTTGACCA contains:
- a CDS encoding AraC family transcriptional regulator — encoded protein: MSENRLNMSILNELSEYIHLRLSSYLEQTHDHDWTEHKSHPDYDLWFIQEGSVKMMIDGFEYTAVPGDVIFFYPDMPYIASSSENVCRFIYIHFDFGIGEQQRILGGFQLPGIVPGKLIQEETKLFTRAFRRLKQENGTSGNQLYLKASLLAVIAKILELHGQGAYVGQFLNGKKPRKSEGSLEVLQDVFQYVDANLHRPIRMNDLAAMTGISEKYFISYFKKTVGITPGQYISQIKMNRARDYLYEKKYTIQQIAGFLGYPDPFTFSKAFKKYYNVPPSKFE
- a CDS encoding glycoside hydrolase family 4, producing MNETNMPQPKVVVIGAGSLFFGRQSIWQMVHSPYLNQGTLALVDTDEERLAKMMKLAEMVARENHVSLKIEGSTDRRQVLPGADFVVLSFAEQSVKYRGMDCEVSLKYGIRMCSGDTIGPGGVFRAMRELPIIMECAKDIEELCPDAWVINYINPSTVHGIALHRYAPKLKSFALCDSHHMPHKKAYYAVRAGIIGDRKEFTEEIDRKFDFRIAGVNHFTWLLKAEYEGKDVMPMIAEAMRKSAGEENNGGDQGAKALHNDAITYELYDIFGYIPTCTAHTKEYVRYWQGHGKSPDRIPPLSIWETEDRYQRHDEMWNQVDGFLTGDIPIADYMSTFGPDHATDIIENMVGNLGKRFFVNTLNNGAVTNMNDDSFLELLCDVSMEGAKPVHVGEMPRGIRGMQELVLDTHELTAEAVVEQSYEKLRRAMLTDPLVSSIGDADQITKDLLELEREMIPSAWYSDGLIKI